In the Panthera uncia isolate 11264 chromosome D2, Puncia_PCG_1.0, whole genome shotgun sequence genome, one interval contains:
- the TOMM20 gene encoding mitochondrial import receptor subunit TOM20 homolog isoform X2, whose protein sequence is MVGRNSAIAAGVCGALFIGYCIYFDRKRRSDPNFKNRLRERRKKQKLAKERAGLSKLPDLKDAEAVQKFFLEEIQLGEELLAQGEYEKGVDHLTNAIAVCGQPQQLLQVLQQTLPPPVFQMLLTKLPTISQRIVSAQSLAEDDVE, encoded by the exons ATGGTGGGCCGGAACAGCGCCATCGCCGCCGGTGTCTGCGGGGCTCTTTTTATCGGGTATTGCATTTACTTCGACCGCAAGAGACGAAGTGACCCCAACTTCAAGAACAGGCTTCGAGAAC gaagaaagaaacaaaagcttgCCAAGGAGAGAGCTGGACTTTCCAAG TTACCTGACCTTAAAGATGCAGAAGCTGTTCAGAAATTCTTCCTTGAAGAAATACAGCTTGGTGAAGAGTTGCTAGCCCAAG GTGAATATGAGAAGGGTGTAGACCATCTGACAAATGCGATTGCGGTGTGTGGACAGCCGCAGCAGTTGCTGCAAGTGTTACAGCAAACTCTTCCACCGCCAGTGTTCCAGATGCTTCTGACCAAGCTTCCGACAATTAGTCAG agaatTGTAAGTGCTCAGAGCTTGGCTGAAGATGATGTGGAATGA
- the TOMM20 gene encoding mitochondrial import receptor subunit TOM20 homolog isoform X3: protein MVGRNSAIAAGVCGALFIGYCIYFDRKRRSDPNFKNRLRERRKKQKLAKERAGLSKLPDLKDAEAVQKFFLEEIQLGEELLAQGEYEKGVDHLTNAIAVCGQPQQLLQVLQQTLPPPVFQMLLTKLPTISQSHLQALPAPA, encoded by the exons ATGGTGGGCCGGAACAGCGCCATCGCCGCCGGTGTCTGCGGGGCTCTTTTTATCGGGTATTGCATTTACTTCGACCGCAAGAGACGAAGTGACCCCAACTTCAAGAACAGGCTTCGAGAAC gaagaaagaaacaaaagcttgCCAAGGAGAGAGCTGGACTTTCCAAG TTACCTGACCTTAAAGATGCAGAAGCTGTTCAGAAATTCTTCCTTGAAGAAATACAGCTTGGTGAAGAGTTGCTAGCCCAAG GTGAATATGAGAAGGGTGTAGACCATCTGACAAATGCGATTGCGGTGTGTGGACAGCCGCAGCAGTTGCTGCAAGTGTTACAGCAAACTCTTCCACCGCCAGTGTTCCAGATGCTTCTGACCAAGCTTCCGACAATTAGTCAG